A stretch of Synechococcus sp. MIT S9220 DNA encodes these proteins:
- the psbU gene encoding photosystem II complex extrinsic protein PsbU encodes MKRLLSWLTGILVMAGLLMGLLLPASVQAADIRNVADDKIAERGEKVDLNNSSVRRFQQFPGMYPTLAGKIVLGGPYDSVNDVLSLDLTDRQKELFEKYRDNFTVTEPSIALNEGFDRINDGQYR; translated from the coding sequence ATGAAGCGTCTGCTGTCCTGGCTGACAGGCATTCTTGTGATGGCAGGCCTGCTGATGGGCCTGTTGCTACCCGCGAGCGTTCAGGCGGCTGACATCCGCAACGTGGCTGACGACAAAATCGCCGAACGTGGCGAAAAGGTGGATCTCAACAATTCCTCCGTCCGTCGCTTCCAGCAGTTCCCTGGCATGTATCCCACCCTCGCCGGCAAGATCGTGCTGGGTGGCCCCTACGACAGTGTGAATGACGTTCTTTCGCTGGATCTCACCGATCGGCAGAAAGAGCTGTTCGAGAAGTATCGCGACAATTTCACGGTGACCGAACCATCGATTGCTCTCAACGAGGGTTTCGATCGGATCAATGATGGCCAGTACCGCTGA
- a CDS encoding DUF3120 domain-containing protein — MVTFLSSRSGGGGSLFSGLIRNQALAEPVQPIALGRVGLPFWASMLVVLPVFVQAPWVREQPFSSCLFGFVLLSVGVITHSIAPSRWKDFGALLVGFSGSWLAGSLFWGWLACHPVLHLPVEAFALPLAITGLQTRWRLGCAFYLASLLGTAFTDLAMALTGVMALWPAVIAASPTEASVLLQDAAAFVLTPSSLLTVSASGIIIFQLVQYCRSRSSLSMASDRGWAVAAAVLFTTLLIDGLFLSLSLLAPELSGLV, encoded by the coding sequence ATGGTCACATTCCTTTCTTCACGTTCAGGCGGGGGTGGATCCTTGTTCAGTGGGCTGATACGCAACCAAGCCCTTGCTGAGCCGGTCCAGCCGATCGCTCTTGGAAGGGTTGGATTGCCCTTCTGGGCATCGATGCTCGTGGTGCTGCCTGTCTTTGTGCAGGCTCCATGGGTGCGTGAACAGCCCTTCAGCTCCTGCCTGTTCGGTTTTGTGCTCCTTTCAGTGGGCGTGATCACCCATTCGATCGCACCCAGTCGATGGAAGGACTTCGGCGCTCTGCTGGTTGGCTTCAGTGGCAGCTGGCTGGCTGGCAGCCTTTTCTGGGGTTGGCTTGCTTGCCACCCAGTACTTCATCTCCCTGTGGAAGCGTTTGCCTTGCCTCTGGCAATCACCGGCCTGCAAACGCGATGGCGTCTTGGATGTGCCTTCTATTTAGCTTCGCTGCTAGGCACAGCTTTCACGGATCTGGCCATGGCACTCACCGGTGTGATGGCCCTCTGGCCTGCGGTGATTGCAGCATCCCCTACAGAAGCCTCTGTTCTCCTCCAGGACGCAGCGGCCTTCGTGCTGACGCCAAGCTCTCTGCTGACGGTGAGCGCTTCAGGAATCATCATTTTTCAGCTTGTTCAGTACTGCAGATCTCGCAGCAGCCTGTCCATGGCGTCAGATCGAGGCTGGGCTGTAGCAGCGGCAGTGCTGTTCACAACCCTCTTGATTGATGGCTTGTTTCTGTCGCTGTCTCTGCTTGCGCCAGAACTCAGCGGCCTGGTCTGA
- the nadB gene encoding L-aspartate oxidase: MRPLGTGNEPIPSGPWDVVVVGAGAAGLMTCLELPDGLRVLLVNRNTSQRSSSRWAQGGIASVTRRDDHSGSHATDTIHAGAGLCDGDAVRLLVEQAPHCVDRLLELGMDFDRNSDGSLATTLEAAHSHHRVLHVQDRTGHALVDVLRQHAEQRPGLLHRRGVRVSQLWVENGHCCGVQVLDGCRLQWIRSRAVVLATGGGGHLYTNTTNPAQAAGEGIALAWAAGAAVEDLEFVQFHPTALKLPGAPCFLISEAVRGEGGRLVDAAGNSPVTDLPGADLAPRDQVSRALLKSMRLQGIDHIGLDLSEIPRDQAERRFPTILERCRNHNLNPLEQPIPVAPAAHYWMGGVATDLNAATSLPGLYAVGEAACTGLHGANRLASNSLMECLVFARQLGAIDLPAVSEDEREHWRNRGYSISTSEIHARSNTSIGELTRSIDQLSEQCWDVAGVNRSRAGMQTLLQMTRSAMSPLEREELLCVVHRQSHQQLLELEEPSRQELNLLLDLIHRQRTTALLLEACLFRTESRGGHFRSDAPCSLPQWRRHSRQVKGEGIQTRSVTE, encoded by the coding sequence ATGAGACCCTTGGGCACTGGCAACGAACCCATCCCCTCAGGTCCCTGGGACGTCGTGGTGGTTGGTGCTGGAGCCGCAGGCCTGATGACCTGCCTTGAGCTGCCAGACGGGCTGCGAGTGCTGCTGGTCAACCGAAACACCAGCCAGCGCTCATCGAGCCGATGGGCCCAGGGCGGGATCGCATCCGTCACTCGTCGCGATGACCACAGCGGCAGCCATGCGACAGACACCATCCACGCCGGCGCAGGTCTTTGCGACGGCGATGCTGTTCGTCTGCTCGTTGAACAGGCACCGCACTGTGTCGACAGGCTGCTCGAGCTGGGGATGGATTTCGATCGGAACAGCGACGGGAGCCTGGCCACAACCCTCGAGGCTGCGCACAGTCATCACCGTGTGCTGCATGTCCAGGACCGAACCGGCCATGCTCTGGTCGATGTGCTTCGGCAGCATGCCGAGCAGAGGCCTGGGTTGCTGCATCGGCGGGGTGTTCGCGTCAGCCAGCTCTGGGTGGAGAACGGACACTGCTGCGGCGTCCAGGTTCTTGACGGGTGCAGGCTGCAATGGATTCGATCGAGAGCCGTGGTCCTCGCCACTGGAGGCGGAGGGCACCTCTACACCAACACCACCAATCCAGCTCAAGCCGCAGGAGAGGGCATCGCCCTGGCCTGGGCTGCAGGGGCCGCGGTTGAAGATCTTGAGTTCGTTCAATTTCATCCCACAGCTCTGAAGCTTCCCGGAGCTCCCTGTTTTCTGATCTCCGAGGCCGTGCGAGGAGAAGGAGGACGACTCGTGGACGCCGCGGGAAACAGTCCGGTCACTGACCTGCCAGGGGCTGATCTCGCTCCGAGAGACCAGGTGAGCCGTGCACTCTTGAAAAGCATGCGCCTCCAGGGCATCGATCACATCGGCCTGGACCTTTCAGAGATCCCCCGCGACCAGGCTGAGCGCCGCTTCCCCACCATTCTTGAGCGCTGTCGCAACCACAATCTCAATCCTCTTGAGCAACCAATCCCTGTGGCGCCTGCAGCCCACTACTGGATGGGAGGCGTAGCAACGGACCTCAATGCCGCGACATCGCTGCCAGGCCTCTACGCAGTTGGGGAGGCGGCCTGCACCGGGCTGCACGGTGCCAATCGTCTGGCGAGCAACTCCCTGATGGAATGCCTCGTCTTTGCTCGCCAACTGGGAGCGATCGACCTGCCAGCTGTTTCAGAGGATGAAAGAGAACACTGGAGGAACCGGGGATACAGCATCAGCACCAGTGAGATCCATGCCCGCAGCAACACCAGCATCGGGGAGCTCACGCGCAGCATCGATCAGCTGAGTGAACAGTGCTGGGATGTGGCAGGAGTCAATCGCTCCCGAGCGGGGATGCAGACACTGCTGCAGATGACCAGAAGTGCCATGAGTCCGCTGGAGCGGGAAGAACTGCTGTGCGTCGTTCATCGCCAATCCCATCAGCAATTGCTGGAACTGGAGGAGCCCAGTCGCCAGGAACTGAACCTGCTACTCGATCTCATCCATCGTCAGCGCACCACTGCCCTGCTCCTGGAAGCCTGTCTGTTTAGAACCGAAAGTCGGGGAGGACATTTCCGCAGTGATGCCCCCTGCTCCCTTCCCCAGTGGCGCCGACACAGTCGGCAGGTGAAGGGAGAAGGGATTCAGACCCGCAGCGTCACTGAATAA
- a CDS encoding vitamin K epoxide reductase family protein, with protein sequence MGTTRLTSRRRQDQGFKWARISMAVLATVGVIDTASITLKRWGMFGDFTCPMGGDGCDTVLNSPWGTLVQTDGFSIPLSFAGLLAYLAVLVMALVPLLPGLMENRSDLSRRTWWGLFTVSLGMAVFSLVLLGLMVFKIQAFCFFCVLSATLSILLLILSMIGGGWDDPSQLFFRGILLALAVLLGSLIWASVLDPERPEAAVTGPGAPPLVTTESTPAKVALAEHLTSMGAVMYSAYWCPHCHEQKEDFGLEAAKKLNVVECAEDGQNSQRALCQSKKIEGFPTWEINGKLDSGVKDLKTLAGLSGFKGDTNF encoded by the coding sequence ATGGGCACCACCCGACTCACCAGCCGACGTCGTCAGGATCAGGGCTTCAAATGGGCACGCATCAGCATGGCGGTGCTGGCAACCGTCGGGGTGATCGATACCGCTTCGATCACCCTTAAGCGTTGGGGGATGTTCGGTGACTTCACCTGCCCGATGGGCGGAGATGGGTGCGACACAGTCCTGAATAGCCCCTGGGGAACCCTTGTTCAGACGGATGGCTTCAGCATTCCGTTGTCCTTTGCCGGTCTGCTGGCTTACCTCGCTGTTCTGGTGATGGCTCTTGTGCCGTTGCTGCCGGGGTTGATGGAGAACCGCAGTGATCTGTCCCGGCGCACCTGGTGGGGACTGTTCACTGTTTCCCTGGGAATGGCTGTCTTCAGCTTGGTGCTGCTGGGCTTGATGGTCTTCAAGATTCAGGCTTTCTGTTTTTTCTGTGTGCTTTCAGCGACGTTGTCGATTCTGTTGCTGATCCTTTCCATGATCGGCGGTGGATGGGACGACCCCTCACAGTTGTTCTTTCGGGGCATTCTCCTGGCTTTGGCAGTGTTGCTCGGCAGTCTGATCTGGGCCTCGGTTCTGGACCCTGAACGCCCCGAAGCTGCCGTGACCGGCCCTGGTGCACCTCCGCTTGTGACGACCGAAAGCACTCCTGCCAAGGTCGCGCTGGCTGAACATCTCACCTCCATGGGAGCTGTCATGTACAGCGCCTACTGGTGTCCTCACTGTCATGAGCAGAAGGAGGACTTCGGTTTAGAAGCTGCCAAAAAGCTCAACGTCGTTGAATGTGCTGAGGATGGTCAGAACAGTCAACGCGCCCTCTGCCAGAGCAAGAAGATCGAAGGCTTCCCCACCTGGGAGATCAATGGAAAGCTTGATTCAGGCGTCAAAGATCTGAAAACCCTTGCAGGTTTGTCCGGCTTCAAGGGAGACACCAACTTCTGA